DNA from Parageobacillus thermoglucosidasius:
CAACCCGGATTCATAACGATGGCCCAATCCCCTCTCCATCCCAGTTTTTTCGCCGTTTCGAGACCTAATCAGCACACATATGACGGAAACCCCTTGCAAGACAACAAGGGTTATGTGGCAGGATCGACTTCATCGAAGGATAATGTCACCACTTTCGTATAATCGCCCCGGGCGATTTCTTCTTTTGTCGCTTTTTCGTTCAGCTCTTCATCATCATCAATTCCCGGAGCGATGGTCGGAAACCCGTTATCACGTTTTTTCTTTTTCAAATGACCGCCTCCCTTCCTTTATATCCATACCCGAAATTCCCGGAAACTATTCGACTTTTTTCTCCATTATACCATCGTTTTTTTATTTTTCGGATGGAATATTTCGAATTTTTTGTTAACGGATATGAATACGGCTAACTTTTTTCCATCCTCCCGGGCATAATTTGTAATACGTTTGCCCGTTCAGTCCTTCGTCAATGAAAACGATATCTCCTGTACTCATAAAACGGGCTTGGTAGTCTTCTGGCAATAAATCAGGCACGTTAAACATGCGATAAATATGTGATAATGCTTGATGGTGATTGGCCGCGCTGATAGTCAGCCTATATACTTGCCTGTATCCTTTCGCTTGTCCAAAACTCGGCGTTTGGAATATGGTGATATCATACTCGCGCTTTATATGAAGCATTTTTTTCATAAATAAATGGACCATCGACATCGCTCCTTTTTTGCCATCTTTTTATTCAATTCATATTAGTGATAAGCGATGTCGATTCCTTTAGCAAAATAGTTGTTGTTTTGTCGAATGGATCGACCGCTTGCCAGCGATTTCGCCTCCGAGCAACTGATCAACATCGCGGATCAAAGCGGCAATATTGTCATAAGGACGGTCTATTTGCAGCATTTTTCGCAATATGCACCGAGCCTCCGCGGAAAGCGGTAATTCTTCTTCCCAGCTTTTTTCTTCCTTTGTCACCGGTTCATAAGAAGAATACAATAAAAATAGAGTAAAATGCCCTAATGCATAAAAATCGCTTTTGGCGCTTGTCTCCCTCCGGAGCTGCTTTTCAAGCACATATGTTTCCAGATGAGGAATGGGTTCTCCGAAAAAACGCGCCAACCCAAAGTCAATGATAAACACCGTGCCATCACAAAGCAAAATGTTCGGAATGCGCAAATCGCGATGCACGACGCCCTTGG
Protein-coding regions in this window:
- a CDS encoding YodL domain-containing protein; this encodes MVHLFMKKMLHIKREYDITIFQTPSFGQAKGYRQVYRLTISAANHHQALSHIYRMFNVPDLLPEDYQARFMSTGDIVFIDEGLNGQTYYKLCPGGWKKVSRIHIR
- a CDS encoding serine/threonine protein kinase; translation: MRLPYFFSSFARLFERRYRKGHLLRQRYRIVEELGMGSYGIAYLANDLQTGRNVVVKQGRTRRNISGALFQREAAILRRLQHPQIPKWYDTFVEEGIPHLVMEHKEGDTLETLIFDKGHTYTEHQSFCLLRDVLEVVAYIHAKGVVHRDLRIPNILLCDGTVFIIDFGLARFFGEPIPHLETYVLEKQLRRETSAKSDFYALGHFTLFLLYSSYEPVTKEEKSWEEELPLSAEARCILRKMLQIDRPYDNIAALIRDVDQLLGGEIAGKRSIHSTKQQLFC